CCGTTTGAGGAAATGCTTTTATCCGTATTGTGTACAGTATTGGACTCATTCTCTCTCCACgcagtaattacattttaattggtTTTCACCCCCTGTGATTCTTAGCCAATGACGGCAAAGTGAGGTTGATCAGTTGCGGGGCGGATAAAAGCATCTATTTCCGCACCGCACACACGGTaagtcaacacacacacacacccgacACACCTACGAGGGCTCTTAAATCTGCGCTAAGTAGCTCGGCGTCAAGTGTGGAGCAGCCGGCCTTTTCCCGTCGGCGTCCATTTTTCTCCGCCAttcgttcttctttttctccgtCAGAAGGCGTTTGTCCGCGACAACGTGATAAACAACCGCTTTTGAGTTGCCGCCGAGATTTAAGAAGGTCTCGGCAAAGCCCGATCCGGCATCCCGGTGATCACGCCGGGCGCATAATGAGCACTGGCGCTGTTTTGAACATTTGTCACCCCACCAACTAGCAAAGTGACAAGGGAAATAATGCGCGCGCCCGTTATTTTCCAGGAATGTAAATCAAAATGTGTTCtttaatgcaaaaaacaaacagcagagAAAAGGCAGAAAACACACTTTTTGAAATTCTTTAAAATAATATGTCTTTACGATTTAAACCTTGCGTTGAGAGGTTCCTCATAGTAAAAAGTCATTTGCTGAAAatttaaattgataaaaaaatcattaaaaaattacaatattttaaagtgtggaaaatacaaaataaaaatttcattttatatactattatatatttttttaaaatacaaaataacctACCAATGTTAACAATAATATAGAAATAAAGGTACATTTAGGAAACTGCTACTTTTGGATATTATACCTCAATAGTTTTGTATATCGcataactattaaaaaaaagcatttatttggtataaggcagcatggtggatcagctggtaaagcattggcctcacaattctgaggacctgggtttggtccctgccccgcctgtgtgggatttgcatgttctccccgtgcctgtgtgagttttctccgggtgggcactccggtttcctcccacatcccaaaaacatgtaacattaattgaacactttaacttgcccctaggtgtgattatgagtgcagctgtttgtcttgatgtgcactctgattggctggcgaccagttcagggtgtatccagttgggataggctccagcacaccctgtgaccctcgtgaggataagcggcagggaaaatggatggatggacgttttcACGCACATTTATCTGGTTGATTTTGCAGAGCGATAGAGGAACAGAGTTCCGCCGTTCTCACCACACGGTGAGGAAGACCACGCTGTACGACATGAACGTGGACCCCAGCTGCAAGCACGTGGCGGTGGGCTGCCAGGACCGCTGCATCAGGTCTGTGCACACCTCAAGCGCACCCCCGGAAACAACAAGGTGGGGTGCTACGTGTTTATTTGGGGGTGCGGGGGCTGTGCCAACAGAATTTTCAACGTCAGCAACGGCAAACAGAAGAAACTCTACAAGGGCTCGCTCAGCGACGACGGGAGCCTGCTCAGGGTGAGGCGGTCCGCTCGCCATTGGATTGCGTGTGCGCGGGTACCTAATAAAATGAGCACTCACCTGCACGTGCGGGCATTTGTGCGTGTTATTTTTACGGGGGTTGCAGGTTCAGATCGATCCGTCTGGTCAGTATGTGGCCGCCAGCTGCTCCAACAAAAACATCAGCATCTTTGACTTCTACACCGGCGAGTGTGTAGCCACCATGTTTGGACACTCAGGTaataaacacacgcacacacgaggACACATCTTCAGTGAtgtctttcaaaacatttttttttttttttttatcaattatgTGATCAGGTAGCAGAGTATTTGTGAATTTGCGCTGCATTTTTGTTGCGCGTTTCAGAGATCGTGACCGGTCTGAGGTTCACCAACGACTGCAAGCATTTGATCAGCGTGTCGGGCGACAGGTGCGGACGCCAATCGCGCGGGGCAGATTCCGACGACTTGCACACGCTCGCCGCGAAGCCCTTTCTCCTGTTTTTTCTGCCGCAGTTGCATCTTTGTGTGGCGTCTGGCTCCGGAGCTGACCATCAGCATGCAACAGAAGCTCTTTCACCTCCGACAGCCTCTCAAGACCGCCCCCTTCAGGTGATCCCCTCCTTCCTTCCGGAAAACCATTTCCGCCGACTTTGAGTGTAATTTGTGGCGACCGACGGCAGGCGAGAGGCGTGCAGCGCTCCGGCCCTGCGGGGCCTCTCCTCAGACAGCGaacgcgacgacgacgacgtgagCCTCCGCCGCGCCGGCGACTCCGAAGACGGCTCCAGCAACAGCGCATCCGCTGACAGCAGTCACGGCGAGGAAGACACGGGCGGCTCGGAGGAAGCACCGGAATGGGAACCGGCAAAAGTAAGTCAGGCGTTTCCGTTTGCCTTTGTTAGCTTTAAAACCTTCTCGGTGTTACATTTGCAACCTTTGAAAAGtccagtgatgcctcggttctcgaccacaattcgttccagaaaacgattcgagaagggatttgtttgaaaaccgaattgatgtttcccattacaatgaatggaaaaaaaataatgtgttccaagcctaaaaaatttggctttttgaagcattttttaaagcttttcctgataataaactgcggtgatgcagctactttgtgcatttttttctaacggccacaagggggcactcaagcggaaaaggtaagagttacactacatgtgccgaggaagtgacttttaccggtccggccatgttagcgctgcgctaacgtgttactgccgtgtctcaatgttttttaccagtatgttttttaaccacccctgttagcgcggcgctagcattagctttaaagtctttctgtagtgtctttctttgtaaatatctcgtgtttcaatttaggcacttttacacagctgtggcatatgtatgtaccaaatgatatttcctttacaaatgtactgggtgaggtttataaccaggtgcgctctgtcggccgggaattacggtaatatgacAATAAGTGTGTGTGCATAGGTTTCTTGCTAGTTTAAAAGTCATCCCCTccacgttgttttttttccagctcgcCGCGCCCACGCCGGTCGTCagtcgtcgtcctcgtcgtcgcTGGTCTCGTCGTAAGGGCTCTCTGGACCTCAAGGTGGTGTCCATGTTGGACCTGAGGGAGCTGGAGACCTTCATATCCAACAAACCTGCCGACGGGGCGGGCGGCACCAGCCCGGACCGTCCCGACGGGCACTTCCGTCAGCCCGTCGcctgctgtgattggctgtcgtCTGAAGGCGTGGAGGATTCGGGTCGGGCGAGGCTGGCGAGGGAGGACGACGACGATGGCGCCGATCCACAAGACAGGTACAATGACCTTTGTCCACCATGTATGTTTGAACAAATTGCTGTCGAATGCAAGATAAGAACATCCAAAACTTGGGTTGGTGACTGAATTTTTGTAAAAGTCAGTCCTGAAAGTcgtttttttagattttcatcTTGAAATTTGGTAAGCATGTCTattacattttgatttgaatttttttttttattttcaggtcATTTCCAGGTGTGTGTGTTAGAACTGAAAGCCGAGCTAAGCACTCGTGCATTCACGTTACAatttctttttcctcatttctgtCCAGCGACGACGCAGCAAAGGCTTCGTGTCGCAGGAAGCGTCAGGTCCTCGGCCAGAGCCAGGACAGCTGCAGCCCGGACAGCGCCTGCTCGCTGGGTTACGATAGCCGCGGAACCAGTCCCGATGGCGTCCTGGACGGTAAGACGCACGTCAGGTCCAGGAAAATCACTAGAATTGTTGTTTACGCGCTTCGACGTATCACCGACAAGACTCCGCAGACAACACGTCGCTTAGCCCGGACAGCTCggaggacgaggacgaagaAGAGGTGACGAAAGCCGAGGTCATCCGTCCGGACGAGTCTCGGACCGGACAAGAAGATTTCCTCAAACAGAACTTTGAGACGCTGGCGGATGCCTGCAGCAAAAGTACGACGGTCTCGCTGATTATTTCGTGTACTTCTTGAGCTTATTGTCTGATTTTGTTGCTGTGCGGCTTACAGGCGAGCCGAGCCGGGCCCCGAGGCTGAGCATGTCTTCGCGCTTCCTGGCCAGAGGACATCACAACAGGTGAGCGTGACCTCCTCGTGGCAGAACCTTCAGGAAACCCGCAATACACTCGACTGGTTTGTGTGCCGCAGGGGGGGTCCTCCGTTTTCCAAAGCGCAGGGAAAGGAAGCAGGAGGCGGCCTGACCCTGACCCACAAGCCGCCGGTGTCCAAAGTCCGCCCCCTGATGGAAAACGGCATGAGCAGAACCGCGGACGTCAAAACCCCCGTTTCTCCGAGTGCCACCCAGGGGCCAAGGTAAGACTTTTAGGAGACACTCAACCGTCCGGATTGTGTTACTTGGCAACCacttttttcttactttttagGCTCGTCACGGGCTCTGCAGTTATCCCGAGACCCCAAAAGAAGACCACTTCGGGTTCCCACATTTGGAGGTTCTCCACGCCACCGTCCAGACCGCCGCCGCCCGAAAGAACCGTCAGTCTGCACAAGTCCCAGTCCGCCCAGAACCTCACTTTAGCCTGTAGGTTACATTGCTACTGCAATCCCGCATTTCCTCTATTATTGGTCGTTTTGTTGctgaccaaaacagcagcacacaCACAGTAAGCGCAGTTTTATTGCGTTGTAAACAACttccaaaaatattatttaaaaaaaaaaatattacaaataaagaCCCAATCCCATCTGCATTTCAGTAGTTTGGGTGCCAAGTTCGCCACCAAAGAtcagaactcagaactgtgaggctaacgtgGCACCTTGCTGAAATCCATTTCTGATGAATGCCCCAAAAAATCGAAAGATAAATTATCGATATgctcaaataaaaatgaaggaaGAAAATGAGTGGAACTCTAAAAATGTCCTCCCCCTTCCACCCCCTTCCACCTCCCTTCAGCTCCACGCTCTCCGCTGCCCTCTAGCGACCGCAAGGAGTGGTGCAAGAGGCCCCAGCACCTCCCCCTGGACCGAGACCCTCTCAAGTCCTCGTCCTTGCAAGTGTCCTCACCCTCGCCGGGCTCGCCTCAGTCTCCTCGCTCCTACATGAACCCCACGGCCAGCTCCATGGCCAAAAGCAGCCGCTCGTCCTCTGTGGGCGAGGGCGTCCACCCTGGCCTCGAGCTGTCCCCCTTCCCCAAGGCTCGGAAATCCTGGGGGGATCTGGACGCGGCGGAGACCGCCTGGCACCCCCTCGTCGCCGTCCCGCCGACGCCATCTCGCATCCCTCAGCCCAAGCAGCCTCTCAGCCCCCGACGCAGCCTCTGCTTGGAGGTGAAAGACGGCGCTTTTTCTCCAGGAAGTCCAATCAAAGCTTCCTCTCCCACCGTGGCAGTCCCATGTGATGTCACACCCTACACAGGTGAGACTACCTTTCCGCCATGTTCCCGGCAGCCACGGCGTCCCAGTTTCAGGCCACCATAGACAAAAGTAGATGGTCCTGAGACAATGCGGCGGGACGGGACGGGCAAAGGTGGCACATCGACGTGATAAATGACATTTATTGAGCGGCAGTGTGTGGCCCCCCTACGCTGACGCCGACTGTGGAAAAGGTTCAGACAGGAAAGCTTGGTTCGATTCCGCATGGGCGACAAACGCAATCCCACCCCACGCTCCATTCCATGTAAACGGGTGTGCCGTGACTGCCGGCAAACATACgcagtgcaaacaaacaaaaaaaagttacaaacatccGTGTTTCCACGTTTGTTCCTTTTTTGATTCTTCTGTCGTTCTTCCGTTTTCAAGGTTCAGCAAAGAACAAAGTGACCACATACGAAAGGTGAGTTTGACAAAATATTGTCAACTCTGTTTCTGTATTTTGTCTGTGTGCAACTTCCTCCACTGCTCAAAACTACTTTCATAGATGGTTTCTGAGGGTGTGCGCATTTGTGCAACCACAGCATCCTAGTTGCTGATTTTAACTTCccacccaaacatttttttttaattcagttgtCTTGTTTAGGCTCACTGTATGGCAAAATGTTAACACATGAACACAAATATACATAAAGTGTAAAATTTTCTTATACACGTGATTTTATTCCTCCAGTAACCAAGCTGTAGGGCCCCTGCCTGCAGAGCTCCCCCTGGTGGCGGAAGATCCCCTCAGCCATCCAGGTGTTCCTCCTCCTAACCTGCCGTTTACTagcacttcttttccttttcttctaCCACctactcctcctcttcctttccGTCGCCACTCCGCCTCGCGCTGGCCGCCGCTGGCTTGCGTGTCGCCATCTGTGGCGCCCGCGGCCGCCTGGCAGTGCCACGCTGGTGAGTGTCCCGGCGATGCAATTCTCGGCTTGTTCGTGCTGTTCGCTTTTTCCACAtcagcgtgcgtgtgtgtgtatcttgcattttttcattcttttaatGACTTTGGTCTTCATATTTACGCCGCAGTTGATCCCGTCACGTTGGACGCGTGCAGGCAGGCTGCGAGCGAGCTTCATTTCAGTCTAAGGCGAACCGTCACGCTCTACACAGAGGTCAGTGCGTCCGGAGATAAGAAATCCAATTAGtgaacaattgttgaaaaattaaGCTTCCAACTCTCATCTGGCGTTTGGTGTCAAATgaatatgtatttgtgtatttaacACAACCACACAGCTTAGCCTTTAAGTCCGCTATCTCAAAGCTCACGCCCACTTACAGTACAATGGGAAACTCCATAGAATTGCTAATAAATAGCATCTATTATTTGCTGGTGTTATAGCACTTTAAGCGacagatatttaaaaacaaactagaCCAACAGTAAACAGAGGATTTAACAATACTCACAAGCATAGATTCTTTAAGCTCTGCGAAGAATTACTAATATTTGAAGAGTTGTGACGTCCCTAGCTCCCacggatctaaaaaaaaaaactttctgtaATGCAGTCACTGTACCAGGCTACTTCATGATTGGTTGCTTAGCAACCAGGGCTAAATAGAGATAAATGTGGCCGAGCTTACAGCCCTGTTGACAAAATGGTGTCAAATTTAGTTCCAATCGGACAAAACCTTATggatgactttgttttttttttttttttttgtgggtctgctCGGGACAGACTCGCCTACATGATTTCACGTTGCTAACTGAAACTGAATTTCAACTTTGAATGAAACTTTAGTATTTTAAAACGAGTGAGCCAACATCGGCGCCATGACGGCAGTACACATGTAAAACTGTTTTTATTGTGTTATGCAATGTGTGCACATCAGCTGCTCCACTGCCCTGCGGACCGCGGCGATGAAGGCCACCGGGAGATGGTGAGCGTGTTGTCCGAGGCGTTGGCGTCGGCCAAGGCGGACCTCGACCCGCTGCCCGGCTCCTCGAGGTCCAGCGGCGCCCCCTGGGGCTCGGAGGCCAAAGGCGAGGGCGACAAAGCCCTGGCGCTGTTGGAGCAGTACGCGGAGCTTCTGCTCAAGTCCGTGGAGAGGAAGCTGGACGGCAAGATGTGAAGCGGGAAGTCACTCGCACGTCAAGCAGTTGGCCTTATTTTCATAAAGAAATTATTGCcttgtctattttatgaaggTCGAAATCGTAGTACGATACAGATGCATAGTATCTaacgaaaacaaaaatcagaaaaaatgtTAAAGACTATTATGcaaaaagattttatattgtatGAATGAACAATTGTGTCGCTGTacattgtacatactgtacctcATGTAGTCCGTGAAATAAAAACTACTACGACTGTTACTGCTGTACtatgagcccctcccagatgaggGCGCTTTtctccccgcctcctgcccgttcacagctgcgataggctccggcaatccccgcgtcccttgtgaggataagcggctaagaaaatgggtggacggATGActcagctccttctttaccGCAACgggccgatacaaagtccgcagaCGATCTCGCGTTCCCGTCAAAAGTAATATAATCATAATTGGTGTTATACctgataataaataaatgtaaaatgagtCACCCATTATCATAAATTTAATCAAAACAGAAATTCACAGAGCCTCACCATTTACTTTGGAGTCATTTAATTGTTAATGGAAAATGTGCACAAATTAATGTGGTAGAACATGCACTGATATTAAAGCTGTTAAAAATGCAATACCAGTGTCATCTTTATGAATATTAGTGTGCGTCTAATGGTGAAGGAGCTCAAGTGAGTAATATTGTCACACACCCAATGAAATGTCAACATATGTTGTTGGCGCTGCTGCTGAATTTGACCATTTTCCTATGGAAGCGTCTCCACGTTGACGTAGGTGAGGACCACGTCGTGCAGGATGTTGATTCTGTTGATCTGGTTGAGCTCGCGGACGCGGTGGCGGAACTCGAACAAGGGAATGTTGTTGACCGCCACGCGGAACGATTCCTGCGTGCACAGGATCTTCATCTgaaacgcgcgcgcacacactcgAGTCAGTCGATGATTTGATATTCGGGCTGCAAGTGAAACGTACGAAAACATCCGCGCTGATTTTTTGAT
This genomic window from Syngnathoides biaculeatus isolate LvHL_M chromosome 23, ASM1980259v1, whole genome shotgun sequence contains:
- the LOC133496481 gene encoding mitogen-activated protein kinase-binding protein 1-like, translating into MPGDGLTIKSRIRKLLSSPSGKHGKDRRDNLEGKVTLEKVLGITALGNSCLACDPKTGLVAYPAGCVVVLLNPRKNRQQHLINTSRKTITALSFSQDGKYLVTGESGHLPAVRLWDVSERRQVSELQKHEYGVSCVAFSPDGKYVVSVGNQHDMMVNVWAWKKDVVIAANKVSSKVTGVSFSEDSSYFVTVGHRHVKFWYLDRCKATKASTPVPLLGRSGLPGELRNNFFCDVACGRGQKSDSTFCVTFSGLLCEFNGNRMLDKWVDLQTSMAQSLSLSSDRIFCSCADGTVRVFSPLDLRFVCTLPRPHPLGADVASVTQASHLLCSRTDARYPDAAAVTYDPVSRWLSCVYADHSVFVWDVADFTRVAKVHSALFHAACVWDLEMVPDVPGVITASLSPGAFLSCSSDSTIRLWRVDERAGLHSRNILSTDLLKIIYTGANTAGLQEAENLTNADKPADGQPAESRTGIRTVCVSPDGQHLASGDRNGILRVHDLSSMEEILKVEAHDAEILGLEYSKPQTGLQLLATASRDRLIHVLDAASDYGLVQTLDEHSSSITAVRFAANDGKVRLISCGADKSIYFRTAHTSDRGTEFRRSHHTVRKTTLYDMNVDPSCKHVAVGCQDRCIRIFNVSNGKQKKLYKGSLSDDGSLLRVQIDPSGQYVAASCSNKNISIFDFYTGECVATMFGHSEIVTGLRFTNDCKHLISVSGDSCIFVWRLAPELTISMQQKLFHLRQPLKTAPFRREACSAPALRGLSSDSERDDDDVSLRRAGDSEDGSSNSASADSSHGEEDTGGSEEAPEWEPAKLAAPTPVVSRRPRRRWSRRKGSLDLKVVSMLDLRELETFISNKPADGAGGTSPDRPDGHFRQPVACCDWLSSEGVEDSGRARLAREDDDDGADPQDSDDAAKASCRRKRQVLGQSQDSCSPDSACSLGYDSRGTSPDGVLDDSADNTSLSPDSSEDEDEEEVTKAEVIRPDESRTGQEDFLKQNFETLADACSKSEPSRAPRLSMSSRFLARGHHNRGGPPFSKAQGKEAGGGLTLTHKPPVSKVRPLMENGMSRTADVKTPVSPSATQGPRLVTGSAVIPRPQKKTTSGSHIWRFSTPPSRPPPPERTVSLHKSQSAQNLTLASPRSPLPSSDRKEWCKRPQHLPLDRDPLKSSSLQVSSPSPGSPQSPRSYMNPTASSMAKSSRSSSVGEGVHPGLELSPFPKARKSWGDLDAAETAWHPLVAVPPTPSRIPQPKQPLSPRRSLCLEVKDGAFSPGSPIKASSPTVAVPCDVTPYTGSAKNKVTTYESNQAVGPLPAELPLVAEDPLSHPVDPVTLDACRQAASELHFSLRRTVTLYTELLHCPADRGDEGHREMVSVLSEALASAKADLDPLPGSSRSSGAPWGSEAKGEGDKALALLEQYAELLLKSVERKLDGKM